The Phyllopteryx taeniolatus isolate TA_2022b chromosome 14, UOR_Ptae_1.2, whole genome shotgun sequence genome has a window encoding:
- the tgm1l1 gene encoding protein-glutamine gamma-glutamyltransferase K, with protein sequence MPGERLTVRTSDVGRFPGAAPPTRVELSIHKEGEQKTEDSACRHWFRKMCPCCCKCQNSNTYDITDKVELVNPPTPIPKLDGLKPENGDSKEMQVMELSVCSVDLLSSKTGTNKQVHHTDLYHSEELIIRRGQMFQIELELNRPFSAETDKLHLDLRTGPLPLVSKGTHVIIPLVDTLDNKRWGAKIEEQNDNKVTLAINSAANAVIGLYGLTVTTSPLKNETPNTYTSNKNIIMLFNPWCTEDTVFLDDEEERKEYVLNDTGRIYYGTEKQIGARTWNFGQFQEGILEGCLFILEKSDMPPSGRGDPVNVVRVISAMINAQDDYGVLIGNWSGNYSDGVSPAAWSSSVEILRKYHSSNGTPVSYGQCWVFSGVTTSVLRCLGIPARSVTNFQSAHDTDVSLTTDVYFDENMEPIDYLNSDSVWNFHVWNDCWMVRPDLPHGHGGWQAVDSTPQETSQGTFRCGPASVTAIRSGQVYLKHDTPFVFAEVNSDKIYWQRNLDGTFSQIHSEKKTVGHFISTKAVGSDERADITHLYKYQEGSEEERIAVETASRFGSKPDVYSTAMAEDVNLEVKMVGEGPRMGADAHLSIVVKNLSSQPRRTTLHSQVAVMYYTGVVKGTIKKEQLPVELLPNEEKIIEWVLPYQQYQNQLVDQAALMLTLSGRVNETKQVLANQTSFRLLTPDLNIMPLGKAVVGKEMAAKITFTNPLPRMLKDVVFRVEGLGLQKGHVVIVGDVSGHSTVTLTEHFIPTQPGSRKLVASLDCKQLTQVHGVADIIVVEQ encoded by the exons ATGCCAGGTGAGAGGCTGACAGTTCGCACATCAGATGTAGGGCGCTTTCCTGGTGCAGCCCCGCCCACTAGGGTGGAGTTGTCCATTCATAAGGAAGGGGAACAAAAAACAGAGGACAGTGCTTGCCGCCACTGGTTTCGGAAAATGTGCCCATGCTGCTGTAAATGTCAGAACAGCAACACCTATGATATCACGGATAAGGTGGAACTGGTCAACCCTCCCACCCCGATTCCGAAACTTGATGGACTAAAACCAGAAAATGGAGACTCAAAGGAAATGCAAG TCATGGAGTTGTCTGTGTGCTCTGTGGATCTGCTGAGCTCCAAAACGGGCACGAACAAACAGGTGCACCACACTGACCTGTACCACTCAGAAGAGCTGATCATCCGCAGAGGACAGATGTTCCAAATAGAACTAGAGCTCAACAGGCCCTTCAGCGCTGAGACTGACAAGCTGCATCTGGATCTGAGAACAG GTCCACTCCCACTGGTTTCCAAAGGGACCCATGTCATCATCCCATTGGTTGATACCTTGGACAATAAACGATGGGGGGCTAAGATTGAAGAGCAGAATGACAACAAGGTTACATTGGCTATCAATTCTGCAGCCAATGCTGTGATTGGTCTTTATGGTCTGACAGTCACAACTAGTCCCCTGAAAAATGAAACTCCAAATACTTACACCTCCAACAAGAACATCATCATGCTCTTCAACCCCTGGTGTACAG AGGACACAGTATTCCTGGATGATGAAGAGGAGAGGAAGGAATACGTGTTGAATGACACTGGAAGAATTTACTATGGAACTGAGAAGCAAATTGGTGCTCGCACATGGAACTTTGGTCAG TTTCAAGAGGGAATCTTGGAAGGATGTCTattcattctggaaaagagtGACATGCCTCCATCTGGTCGAGGGGATCCTGTCAATGTTGTCAGGGTCATATCAGCCATG ATAAATGCTCAAGATGATTATGGGGTTCTGATTGGAAATTGGTCAGGGAATTACTCTGACGGAGTGTCTCCTGCTGCGTGGAGCAGCAGTGTGGAGATTCTGAGGAAATACCACTCCTCCAATGGAACACCTGTGTCATATGGGCAATGTTGGGTCTTCTCCGGAGTCACAACATCAG TACTCCGTTGTCTTGGCATACCTGCTCGCAGCGTGACCAACTTCCAGTCTGCTCATGACACTGATGTGTCCCTCACAACAGATGTATATTTTGATGAGAATATGGAGCCAATCGACTACCTCAATAGTGATTCTGTCTG GAATTTCCACGTATGGAATGATTGCTGGATGGTCAGGCCAGACTTGCCCCATGGTCACGGGGGCTGGCAAGCTGTTGACTCCACCCCCCAGGAAACGAGCCAGGGTACCTTCCGCTGTGGCCCCGCCTCTGTCACCGCCATCCGCTCTGGCCAGGTCTACCTCAAACACGACACACCTTTTGTCTTTGCAGAG GTCAACAGTGACAAGATCTACTGGCAAAGGAATCTCGACGGTACGTTCAGCCAGATCCACAGTGAGAAGAAGACTGTTGGCCATTTTATCAGCACAAAAGCAGTTGGATCTGACGAACGAGCTGACATCACTCATCTGTACAAATATCAGGAAG GTTCGGAGGAGGAGCGTATCGCCGTAGAGACTGCCAGTCGTTTTGGCAGCAAGCCAGATGTCTACTCCACGGCCATGGCAGAGGATGTGAACTTGGAGGTGAAGATGGTGGGAGAGGGGCCCAGGATGGGGGCCGATGCCCATCTGAGCATCGTGGTGAAGAACTTGAGCTCTCAGCCACGTAGAACTACACTACACAGTCAGGTGGCTGTCATGTACTACACTGGTGTTGTGAAGGGCACCATCAAGAAGGAGCAGTTGCCAGTGGAGCTCTTGCCCAATGAAG AAAAGATCATTGAGTGGGTTTTGCCTTATCAACAATACCAGAACCAGCTGGTGGATCAGGCAGCACTGATGCTGACATTGTCTGGAAGAGTCAACGAAACCAAGCAAGTGTTGGCCAACCAGACCTCCTTCAGGCTCCTTACACCTGATCTCAACATCATG CCTTTGGGGAAAGCTGTGGTTGGTAAGGAAATGGCAGCCAAGATCACGTTCACCAACCCGCTGCCAAGAATGCTGAAGGACGTGGTCTTCAGAGTGGAAGGACTGGGTCTGCAGAAAGGCCACGTAGTGATTGTAGG TGATGTCAGCGGTCACTCGACCGTGACACTGACAGAACACTTCATCCCGACCCAACCGGGGTCCAGGAAACTGGTGGCATCTCTTGACTGCAAACAGCTAACGCAAGTGCACGGAGTGGCTGACATCATTGTCGTTGAACAGTGA
- the abhd4 gene encoding (Lyso)-N-acylphosphatidylethanolamine lipase isoform X2 gives MDPTPTTTAPLQGDSETEASSIWSWWPSWRPTSMSLLKATESKILSCIQNNLWARFVTLPSQDRIWTLTLTDKTGPKPEEQDSKMPLVMVHGFGGGVGLWIRNLDALSRSRPVYAFDLLGFGRSSRPSFPSDAAKAEEQFVNSIEQWRQSVGLENMILLGHSLGGYLATSYAIQYPSRVSHLILVDPWGFPERPQIRSQEIQGQATELVKRPSPPRWVKAIISVVSLFNPLAVIRAAGPWGPGLVNRFRPDFKRKFEDLFDDDTMAQYIYHCNAQPPSGEVGFRAMAESLGWAKRPMLQRVPLLPSSMPLTMLYGAQSWVDSSSGDNVVQVRSPARTKVLLINDASHHVYADQPERFNRVVENICNSVN, from the exons ATGGATCCTACTCCGACTACTACGGCACCTTTGCAAGGCGACAGCGAGACAGA GGCAAGTTCTATTTGGAGCTGGTGGCCTTCCTGGCGTCCAACATCCATGTCCTTATTGAAGGCCACAGAGAGCAAGATTCTTAGCT GTATTCAAAATAACCTATGGGCCAGGTTTGTGACTCTTCCAAGTCAAGATCGAATATGGACTCTGACCCTGACCGACAAAACCGGTCCAAAACCCGAAGAGCAAG ATTCTAAAATGCCGCTGGTGATGGTCCATGGCTTTGGAGGAGGGGTGGGACTATGGATTAGGAACCTGGATGCACTGAGCCGGTCACGGCCTGTTTATGCCTTCGACCTCCTGGGTTTCGGTAGGAGCTCCAGACCTTCTTTCCCTTCTGATGCTGCCAAAGCAGAGGAGCAGTTTGTCAACTCCATAGAACAGTGGAGACAGTCTGTAGGTTTGGAGAACATGATTCTGCTGGGCCACAGCCTGGGCGGGTATCTGGCTACATCATACGCCATCCAATACCCTTCAAG AGTGTCTCATCTTATCCTGGTTGATCCGTGGGGTTTCCCTGAGAGACCACAGATCCGGAGCCAGGAGATTCAAGGTCAGGCCACAGAGTTGGTAAAGAGGCCATCTCCACCTCGCTGGGTGAAGGCTATTATTTCAGTAGTTTCCCTCTTCAATCCTCTGGCTGTCATCAGAGCAGCAGGCCCATGGG GTCCGGGATTGGTCAATCGATTTCGTCCcgatttcaaaaggaaatttgaAGATCTGTTTGATGATGACACTATGGCACAGTACATCTACCATTGTAATGCACAGCCCCCGAG CGGCGAGGTGGGTTTCCGGGCCATGGCTGAGTCTTTGGGTTGGGCCAAGAGACCTATGCTGCAGCGGGTCCCTCTGCTACCCAGCTCCATGCCACTCACCATGCTGTATGGAGCCCAGTCATGGGTTGATAGTTCGTCCGGGGACAATGTGGTCCAGGTTAGGAGCCCCGCTCGCACCAAAGTGCTG CTGATAAATGATGCCTCTCACCACGTGTATGCCGATCAACCGGAGAGGTTCAACAGAGTGGTAGAAAATATATGCAACTCAGTTAACTGA
- the abhd4 gene encoding (Lyso)-N-acylphosphatidylethanolamine lipase isoform X1: MDKIQNIAVGGSRDSDRKSQAQITSITLLNTVCAHQGYFYEWILLRLLRHLCKATARQSIQNNLWARFVTLPSQDRIWTLTLTDKTGPKPEEQDSKMPLVMVHGFGGGVGLWIRNLDALSRSRPVYAFDLLGFGRSSRPSFPSDAAKAEEQFVNSIEQWRQSVGLENMILLGHSLGGYLATSYAIQYPSRVSHLILVDPWGFPERPQIRSQEIQGQATELVKRPSPPRWVKAIISVVSLFNPLAVIRAAGPWGPGLVNRFRPDFKRKFEDLFDDDTMAQYIYHCNAQPPSGEVGFRAMAESLGWAKRPMLQRVPLLPSSMPLTMLYGAQSWVDSSSGDNVVQVRSPARTKVLLINDASHHVYADQPERFNRVVENICNSVN; this comes from the exons ATGGACAAGATACAAAACATTGCAGTCGGCGGCTCACGAGACAGCGACAGGAAATCACAAGCACAAATAACGAGTATAACTTTACTTAACACTGTATGTGCTCACCAGGGATACTTCTATGAATGGATCCTACTCCGACTACTACGGCACCTTTGCAAGGCGACAGCGAGACAGA GTATTCAAAATAACCTATGGGCCAGGTTTGTGACTCTTCCAAGTCAAGATCGAATATGGACTCTGACCCTGACCGACAAAACCGGTCCAAAACCCGAAGAGCAAG ATTCTAAAATGCCGCTGGTGATGGTCCATGGCTTTGGAGGAGGGGTGGGACTATGGATTAGGAACCTGGATGCACTGAGCCGGTCACGGCCTGTTTATGCCTTCGACCTCCTGGGTTTCGGTAGGAGCTCCAGACCTTCTTTCCCTTCTGATGCTGCCAAAGCAGAGGAGCAGTTTGTCAACTCCATAGAACAGTGGAGACAGTCTGTAGGTTTGGAGAACATGATTCTGCTGGGCCACAGCCTGGGCGGGTATCTGGCTACATCATACGCCATCCAATACCCTTCAAG AGTGTCTCATCTTATCCTGGTTGATCCGTGGGGTTTCCCTGAGAGACCACAGATCCGGAGCCAGGAGATTCAAGGTCAGGCCACAGAGTTGGTAAAGAGGCCATCTCCACCTCGCTGGGTGAAGGCTATTATTTCAGTAGTTTCCCTCTTCAATCCTCTGGCTGTCATCAGAGCAGCAGGCCCATGGG GTCCGGGATTGGTCAATCGATTTCGTCCcgatttcaaaaggaaatttgaAGATCTGTTTGATGATGACACTATGGCACAGTACATCTACCATTGTAATGCACAGCCCCCGAG CGGCGAGGTGGGTTTCCGGGCCATGGCTGAGTCTTTGGGTTGGGCCAAGAGACCTATGCTGCAGCGGGTCCCTCTGCTACCCAGCTCCATGCCACTCACCATGCTGTATGGAGCCCAGTCATGGGTTGATAGTTCGTCCGGGGACAATGTGGTCCAGGTTAGGAGCCCCGCTCGCACCAAAGTGCTG CTGATAAATGATGCCTCTCACCACGTGTATGCCGATCAACCGGAGAGGTTCAACAGAGTGGTAGAAAATATATGCAACTCAGTTAACTGA
- the abhd4 gene encoding (Lyso)-N-acylphosphatidylethanolamine lipase isoform X3, with the protein MNTLGSLITLGYFYEWILLRLLRHLCKATARQSIQNNLWARFVTLPSQDRIWTLTLTDKTGPKPEEQDSKMPLVMVHGFGGGVGLWIRNLDALSRSRPVYAFDLLGFGRSSRPSFPSDAAKAEEQFVNSIEQWRQSVGLENMILLGHSLGGYLATSYAIQYPSRVSHLILVDPWGFPERPQIRSQEIQGQATELVKRPSPPRWVKAIISVVSLFNPLAVIRAAGPWGPGLVNRFRPDFKRKFEDLFDDDTMAQYIYHCNAQPPSGEVGFRAMAESLGWAKRPMLQRVPLLPSSMPLTMLYGAQSWVDSSSGDNVVQVRSPARTKVLLINDASHHVYADQPERFNRVVENICNSVN; encoded by the exons ATGAATACACTTGGGTCGTTGATAACCTTG GGATACTTCTATGAATGGATCCTACTCCGACTACTACGGCACCTTTGCAAGGCGACAGCGAGACAGA GTATTCAAAATAACCTATGGGCCAGGTTTGTGACTCTTCCAAGTCAAGATCGAATATGGACTCTGACCCTGACCGACAAAACCGGTCCAAAACCCGAAGAGCAAG ATTCTAAAATGCCGCTGGTGATGGTCCATGGCTTTGGAGGAGGGGTGGGACTATGGATTAGGAACCTGGATGCACTGAGCCGGTCACGGCCTGTTTATGCCTTCGACCTCCTGGGTTTCGGTAGGAGCTCCAGACCTTCTTTCCCTTCTGATGCTGCCAAAGCAGAGGAGCAGTTTGTCAACTCCATAGAACAGTGGAGACAGTCTGTAGGTTTGGAGAACATGATTCTGCTGGGCCACAGCCTGGGCGGGTATCTGGCTACATCATACGCCATCCAATACCCTTCAAG AGTGTCTCATCTTATCCTGGTTGATCCGTGGGGTTTCCCTGAGAGACCACAGATCCGGAGCCAGGAGATTCAAGGTCAGGCCACAGAGTTGGTAAAGAGGCCATCTCCACCTCGCTGGGTGAAGGCTATTATTTCAGTAGTTTCCCTCTTCAATCCTCTGGCTGTCATCAGAGCAGCAGGCCCATGGG GTCCGGGATTGGTCAATCGATTTCGTCCcgatttcaaaaggaaatttgaAGATCTGTTTGATGATGACACTATGGCACAGTACATCTACCATTGTAATGCACAGCCCCCGAG CGGCGAGGTGGGTTTCCGGGCCATGGCTGAGTCTTTGGGTTGGGCCAAGAGACCTATGCTGCAGCGGGTCCCTCTGCTACCCAGCTCCATGCCACTCACCATGCTGTATGGAGCCCAGTCATGGGTTGATAGTTCGTCCGGGGACAATGTGGTCCAGGTTAGGAGCCCCGCTCGCACCAAAGTGCTG CTGATAAATGATGCCTCTCACCACGTGTATGCCGATCAACCGGAGAGGTTCAACAGAGTGGTAGAAAATATATGCAACTCAGTTAACTGA
- the dad1 gene encoding dolichyl-diphosphooligosaccharide--protein glycosyltransferase subunit DAD1, which translates to MSASVLSVISRFLEEYTSTTTNKLKVVDAYLLYILLTGALQFLYCLLVGTFPFNSFLSGFISCVGSFILAVCLRIQINPQNKGDFLSISPERAFADFLFAHTVLHLVVMNFIG; encoded by the exons ATGTCGGCTTCTGTTTTGTCGGTAATTTCTCGGTTTCTTGAAGAATACACAAGTACGACGACCAATAAGTTGAAAGTGGTGGATGCGTATTTGCTGTATATCCTGCTGACGGGAGCGCTGCAGTTCCTTTACTGTCTGCTCGTGGGAACGTTCCCCTTCAACAGCTTTCTCTCTGGCTTCATCTCTTGTGTCGGCTCTTTCATTCTCGCAG TGTGTCTTCGTATCCAGATCAACCCACAGAACAAAGGAGACTTCCTGTCCATCTCACCAGAGAGAGCGTTTGCTGACTTTCTGTTCGCGCACACTGTCCTGCACCTTGTTGTCATGAACTTCATTGGTTGA
- the LOC133489222 gene encoding uncharacterized protein LOC133489222: protein MASQHYLTIYREQFASPGKVERMQLRPTSAHRRNNPQPQPDFLFPRSLKTLNNPSHKPLKPPTFPPVDAGRQPFSPVTRLSFNSPVRAFPVNSVNTVGSSKAQLMPAINPSSVQELPSVDRQQKLSSPTASCVRLRSSLKISPSGCYSCFHVVKPYQASHYVIHPQFVSECRH from the exons ATGGCTTCCCAGCACTACCTGACAATATACAGAGAGCAGTTTGCCTCACCTGGCAAAGTGGAACGAATGCAACTTCGACCAACTTCTGCCCACAGAAGAAACAACCCACAGCCTCAACCG GACTTTCTTTTCCCCCGCAGTCTTAAGACCCTGAACAATCCATCACACAAACCACTTAAACCTCCAACTTTCCCCCCTGTGGACGCTGGCCGTCAACCCTTCTCCCCTGTCACGCGACTGTCATTCAATAGCCCTGTTAGGGCTTTTCCTGTCAACTCTGTGAACACTGTGGGCTCAAGCAAAGCACAGCTCATGCCAGCCATAAACCCATCTTCAGTTCAAGAGCTGCCCTCTGTTGATCGGCAGCAGAAGCTATCATCTCCCACTGCCAGCTGTGTCCGGCTTCGCTCATCTTTGAAGATCTCACCAag TGGGTGCTACAGCTGTTTCCATGTGGTGAAGCCCTACCAAGCCAGTCACTATGTCATACACCCGCAGTTTGTGTCTGAATGCCGCCATTAG
- the LOC133489285 gene encoding nucleolar protein 9 isoform X1 — translation MTEMLEKTELEKPQKGGHKKRRGQEAGDGGESKRKKAQDGSKAEGDGGKKRLDALSVGYYRRVGERLTEDFEDAEERDMFVENVLSEVKGKASLVAMDRTGSVTLQRLLPLSSPEQVANVMAELGGESGSDFKAVSCDRCGGHVVESAVRQVSRLAAKEEEDQNEVLEVQVLSLSQVVRDNSAELIKDVHGSHVVRTLLHVLAGCVGPPRTESRPGAKERNAPPQLTDFEIPTSFWYELKSLTETLMDSVKLSITDSVTSAVFQTMLRVCHRKRPKLCKQLVKRIMAYLTSCPAGPGVSPLLVFLKDLASSHLIETIIQLSPKSLLRDLYKNHLKGHLVNLALHPIANFPVQRLTAASAKSKLFLRLFDELVQGVEAILAAGHMGVIVQVAESCAESEARQGELMQCLLNAFHCAEPGSRHVHCLPLFMSLLTYDVYYHSDTAEGSEQTQAPLSSICYHGSRLVQALARFQERSILLSSLRTLAPADLLTLASDPSGSHVLQALIATSSDKGRGKILKRLEGQYVRMACSRLGSRVLEAIWSSASVSQRQSIAQELVPSESQLRSDQFARHAWAKFALSHFIHRRAHWQEIQTGESKKRKLFSDILE, via the exons ATGACAGA GATGCTGGAAAAGACAGAGCTCGAGAAGCCCCAGAAAGGAGGTCATAAAAAGAGAAGAGGCCAGGAAGCAGGCGATGGAggagagagcaagaggaagaaaGCTCAAGATGGGTCAAAGGCAGAAGGAGATGGTGGGAAAAAACGGCTCGATGCACTGAGTGTTGGTTATTACCGTCGTGTTGGGGAGAGATTGACTGAAGACTTTGAAGATGCTGAGGAGAGAG ATATGTTTGTGGAAAATGTCCTGAGTGAAGTCAAAGGCAAAGCGAGCCTGGTGGCGATGGATCGCACTGGAAGCGTCACTCTGCAGCGCCTGCTCCCACTGTCCAGTCCTGAACAGGTGGCAAATGTAATGGCGGAGCTGGGTGGCGAATCGGGGTCAGACTTTAAGGCCGTCTCCTGTGACCGTTGTGGCGGCCATGTAGTGGAGAGCGCAGTCAGACAGGTGTCCAGGTTGGCAG caaaagaagaagaagatcagAATGAAGTTCTGGAAGTCCAGGTATTGTCCTTAAGTCAAGTGGTGAGGGACAACAGCGCAGAGCTCATCAAAGATGTGCACGGCTCTCATGTCGTCCGCACACTTTTGCATGTCCTGGCAGGCTGTGTGGGACCTCCCCGCACTGAATCACGTCCAG GTGCAAAAGAGCGCAACGCTCCTCCTCAGCTGACTGACTTTGAGATACCTACGTCTTTTTGGTATGAGCTGAAAAGCCTCACAGAGACTTTGATGGACAGTGTTAAAT TAAGCATCACAGACTCGGTTACCAGTGCAGTATTCCAGACCATGTTGAGAGTGTGTCACAGGAAACGGCCCAAACTTTGCAAGCAGCTCGTCAAGCGCATCATGGCATACTTGACAAGTTGTCCCGCTGGTCCAGGAGTTAG TCCGCTTCTGGTTTTCCTCAAGGACCTGGCTTCCAGTCACCTTATTGAGACCATCATTCAGCTGTCACCCAAATCTCTTCTCCGTGACCTTTACaagaaccatctcaagggtCACTTGGTCAACCTTGCTCTCCATCCAATCGCCAACTTCCCTGTACAGAGGCTGACAGCAGCCTCGGCCAAAAGCAAACTG TTCCTCAGGCTATTCGATGAGTTAGTCCAAGGCGTGGAGGCCATCTTGGCTGCAGGTCACATGGGTGTGATTGTGCAAGTGGCCGAAAGCTGTGCAGAAAGTGAAGCACGGCAAGGAGAATTGATGCAGTGTCTACTCAAT GCATTCCACTGCGCAGAGCCTGGCTCCAGACATGTACACTGCCTCCCTCTCTTTATGTCCCTCCTCACCTACGATGTATACTACCACTCTGACACAGCAGAGGGCAGCGAGCAGACACAG GCCCCCCTGTCCTCCATCTGTTACCACGGCTCCCGGCTGGTGCAGGCACTCGCCAGGTTCCAGGAGCGCTCCATCCTCCTCAGCAGTCTGCGCACACTAGCCCCAGCGGATCTCTTGACACTGGCGTCTGACCCCTCTGGCAGCCACGTGCTTCAGGCCCTCATCGCCACATCCAGTGACaagggaaggggcaaaatcctCAAGAGGCTGGAG GGTCAGTATGTTCGAATGGCATGCTCCAGGTTGGGCAGTCGAGTACTGGAGGCCATATGGAGCAGTGCATCTGTCAGTCAGAGGCAAAGCATTGCACAGGAGCTTG TGCCAAGCGAAAGCCAGCTGAGGTCAGACCAGTTTGCGCGACATGCGTGGGCCAAATTTGCGCTCTCCCACTTCATCCACCGACGAGCCCACTGGCAGGAGATTCAAACCGGCGAGTCCAAGAAACGCAAGCTTTTCAGTGATATTCTtgaatga
- the LOC133489285 gene encoding nucleolar protein 9 isoform X2 — MLEKTELEKPQKGGHKKRRGQEAGDGGESKRKKAQDGSKAEGDGGKKRLDALSVGYYRRVGERLTEDFEDAEERDMFVENVLSEVKGKASLVAMDRTGSVTLQRLLPLSSPEQVANVMAELGGESGSDFKAVSCDRCGGHVVESAVRQVSRLAAKEEEDQNEVLEVQVLSLSQVVRDNSAELIKDVHGSHVVRTLLHVLAGCVGPPRTESRPGAKERNAPPQLTDFEIPTSFWYELKSLTETLMDSVKLSITDSVTSAVFQTMLRVCHRKRPKLCKQLVKRIMAYLTSCPAGPGVSPLLVFLKDLASSHLIETIIQLSPKSLLRDLYKNHLKGHLVNLALHPIANFPVQRLTAASAKSKLFLRLFDELVQGVEAILAAGHMGVIVQVAESCAESEARQGELMQCLLNAFHCAEPGSRHVHCLPLFMSLLTYDVYYHSDTAEGSEQTQAPLSSICYHGSRLVQALARFQERSILLSSLRTLAPADLLTLASDPSGSHVLQALIATSSDKGRGKILKRLEGQYVRMACSRLGSRVLEAIWSSASVSQRQSIAQELVPSESQLRSDQFARHAWAKFALSHFIHRRAHWQEIQTGESKKRKLFSDILE; from the exons ATGCTGGAAAAGACAGAGCTCGAGAAGCCCCAGAAAGGAGGTCATAAAAAGAGAAGAGGCCAGGAAGCAGGCGATGGAggagagagcaagaggaagaaaGCTCAAGATGGGTCAAAGGCAGAAGGAGATGGTGGGAAAAAACGGCTCGATGCACTGAGTGTTGGTTATTACCGTCGTGTTGGGGAGAGATTGACTGAAGACTTTGAAGATGCTGAGGAGAGAG ATATGTTTGTGGAAAATGTCCTGAGTGAAGTCAAAGGCAAAGCGAGCCTGGTGGCGATGGATCGCACTGGAAGCGTCACTCTGCAGCGCCTGCTCCCACTGTCCAGTCCTGAACAGGTGGCAAATGTAATGGCGGAGCTGGGTGGCGAATCGGGGTCAGACTTTAAGGCCGTCTCCTGTGACCGTTGTGGCGGCCATGTAGTGGAGAGCGCAGTCAGACAGGTGTCCAGGTTGGCAG caaaagaagaagaagatcagAATGAAGTTCTGGAAGTCCAGGTATTGTCCTTAAGTCAAGTGGTGAGGGACAACAGCGCAGAGCTCATCAAAGATGTGCACGGCTCTCATGTCGTCCGCACACTTTTGCATGTCCTGGCAGGCTGTGTGGGACCTCCCCGCACTGAATCACGTCCAG GTGCAAAAGAGCGCAACGCTCCTCCTCAGCTGACTGACTTTGAGATACCTACGTCTTTTTGGTATGAGCTGAAAAGCCTCACAGAGACTTTGATGGACAGTGTTAAAT TAAGCATCACAGACTCGGTTACCAGTGCAGTATTCCAGACCATGTTGAGAGTGTGTCACAGGAAACGGCCCAAACTTTGCAAGCAGCTCGTCAAGCGCATCATGGCATACTTGACAAGTTGTCCCGCTGGTCCAGGAGTTAG TCCGCTTCTGGTTTTCCTCAAGGACCTGGCTTCCAGTCACCTTATTGAGACCATCATTCAGCTGTCACCCAAATCTCTTCTCCGTGACCTTTACaagaaccatctcaagggtCACTTGGTCAACCTTGCTCTCCATCCAATCGCCAACTTCCCTGTACAGAGGCTGACAGCAGCCTCGGCCAAAAGCAAACTG TTCCTCAGGCTATTCGATGAGTTAGTCCAAGGCGTGGAGGCCATCTTGGCTGCAGGTCACATGGGTGTGATTGTGCAAGTGGCCGAAAGCTGTGCAGAAAGTGAAGCACGGCAAGGAGAATTGATGCAGTGTCTACTCAAT GCATTCCACTGCGCAGAGCCTGGCTCCAGACATGTACACTGCCTCCCTCTCTTTATGTCCCTCCTCACCTACGATGTATACTACCACTCTGACACAGCAGAGGGCAGCGAGCAGACACAG GCCCCCCTGTCCTCCATCTGTTACCACGGCTCCCGGCTGGTGCAGGCACTCGCCAGGTTCCAGGAGCGCTCCATCCTCCTCAGCAGTCTGCGCACACTAGCCCCAGCGGATCTCTTGACACTGGCGTCTGACCCCTCTGGCAGCCACGTGCTTCAGGCCCTCATCGCCACATCCAGTGACaagggaaggggcaaaatcctCAAGAGGCTGGAG GGTCAGTATGTTCGAATGGCATGCTCCAGGTTGGGCAGTCGAGTACTGGAGGCCATATGGAGCAGTGCATCTGTCAGTCAGAGGCAAAGCATTGCACAGGAGCTTG TGCCAAGCGAAAGCCAGCTGAGGTCAGACCAGTTTGCGCGACATGCGTGGGCCAAATTTGCGCTCTCCCACTTCATCCACCGACGAGCCCACTGGCAGGAGATTCAAACCGGCGAGTCCAAGAAACGCAAGCTTTTCAGTGATATTCTtgaatga